Proteins from one Ahaetulla prasina isolate Xishuangbanna chromosome 2, ASM2864084v1, whole genome shotgun sequence genomic window:
- the LOC131189614 gene encoding zinc finger protein 84-like: protein IKPETKIFSILHRREEKPFECPICGKSFSRNNSLVNHQRTHTGEKPFECPNCGKCFSRNSSLAIHKTTHTGQKPFECSDCGKGFCKNSSLATHKTTHTGQKPFERSDCGKGFCKNSSLATHKTTHIGEKPFECSDCGKGFSQNSSLVIHQRTHTGEKPFECPDCGKSFIRNSHLVRHQSTHTGEKPFECPDCEKRFSQNSNLVIHQRTHTGEKPFKCPDCGKGFDRNSRLISHQRVHIEGILFECLYCGKCFSHNSNLVLHQRSHTGEKPFECAICGKQFSHNSNRLKHQRMHIEKKSYECPDCGKNFSCNSRLLTHQRTHSREKTYQCPHCLKSFLWNSELVKHQRIHTGVKPFECPDCGKNFSQSSSLVRHLTTHTGEKPYECPECGKDFSTRSSLLNHVLIHTGEKPFKCPECGRCFRKHSTLITHKKIHMRPKVMSVEKS from the coding sequence ATCAAGCCAGAaaccaaaatattttccattttgcatagaagagaagagaaaccttttgaatgcCCTATCTGTGGCAAAAGTTTCAGTCGCAATAACAGCCTGGTGaaccaccagaggactcacacaggagagaaaccttttgaatgtcctaATTGTGGCAAATGTTTCAGTCGGAATTCAAGCCTGGCGATACACAAAACAACTCACACAGgacagaaaccctttgaatgttctgattgtgggaaaggtttctgtAAGAATTCAAGCCTGGCGACACACAAAACAACTCACACAGGACAGAAACCCTTTGAAcgttctgattgtgggaaaggtttctgcAAGAATTCAAGCCTGGCGACACACAAAACAACTCAcataggagagaaaccctttgaatgttctgattgtgggaaaggtttcagtcagaattcaagCCTGGTGattcatcagaggactcacacaggagagaaaccctttgaatgtcctgattgtgggaaaagtttcattagAAATTCACATCTAGTGAGACACCAGagcactcacacaggagagaaaccttttgaatgtcctgattgtgaaaAACGTTTCAGTCAAAATTCCaatctggtgatacaccagaggactcacacaggagagaaaccctttaaatgtcctgattgtgggaaaggtttcgaTAGAAATTCCCGCCTCATTAGCCACCAGAGGGTTCACATAGAAGGGATACTTTTTGAATGTCtttattgtgggaaatgtttcagtcacaattccaaCCTGGTGTTACACCAGAggagtcacacaggagagaaaccctttgaatgtgctATCTGTGGGAAACAGTTCAGTCACAATTCCAACCGGCTGAAACACCAGAGGATGCACATAGAAAAGAAATCatatgaatgtcctgattgtgggaaaaatttCAGTTGCAATTCTAGACtgctgacacaccagaggactcactccAGAGAAAAAACATATCAGTGTCCACATTGTTTGAAAAGTTTCCTTTGGAATTCTGAGCtcgtgaaacaccagaggattcacacaggagtgaaaccttttgaatgtcctgattgtgggaaaaatttcagtcagagttccagcctggtgagacacctgacgactcacacaggagagaaaccatacgaGTGTCCAGAATGTGGGAAAGATTTCAGTACTAGGTCTAGCCTCTTAAATCATGTGCTTatacacacaggggagaaaccatttaaGTGCCCTGAGTGTGGACGGTGTTTCAGGAAACATTCCACTCTTATCACACACAAGAAAATCCACATGAGGCCCAAAGTGATGAGTGTAGAGAAgtcttga